One genomic segment of Centropristis striata isolate RG_2023a ecotype Rhode Island chromosome 13, C.striata_1.0, whole genome shotgun sequence includes these proteins:
- the LOC131982922 gene encoding uncharacterized protein LOC131982922, giving the protein MKMSGGVTRACVALFFVLTSVSAVQKSLKSINDLKKINFDTSVSKHSLVLLYWFANTVDMNNNNIIRLTFDPNRDYGSHHYGNFEGLLEPLPRGNSYRYFTVGNLQERDTQNRMLLPSYVAHPPRAEFAGRNMDRIIFRTREQNTVDQVYITQHYDTSEQQGTRYDPDHTYQITTYLLRQIREFSVGGNQQSLLQLRNRYGSNADNSQLRNMWGELTSLGLLLFIVIQEKYSSTQDNNRRGNRQNHLDDDPPKRERKRESNVPRPFKDHVAVNIDDWEDYRNNRINNVKDHRPYRINNVEDHRAYRMTENRESGMSRCCICCICFTCCIVLGIALGVYFSLFYKRG; this is encoded by the coding sequence ATGAAGATGTCCGGAGGAGTGACGAGGGCCTGTGTTGCTCTGTTCTTTGTCCTGACTTCTGTCTCCGCTGTACAGAAATCACTGAAATCAATCAATGATTTGAAGAAAATCAACTTTGACACATCTGTGTCCAAGCACAGTCTTGTGCTGCTCTACTGGTTTGCCAATACAGTTGAcatgaacaacaacaatatcataaggctgacctttgacccgaACAGAGATTACGGCTCACATCATTATGGCAACTTTGAGGGTCTGTTGGAGCCTCTGCCTCGGGGAAATTCATACCGGTACTTCACTGTTGGCAACCTTCAAGAAAGAGATACTCAAAACAGGATGCTACTTCCATCTTATGTTGCCCATCCCCCAAGGGCGGAGTTTGCGGGAAGAAACATGGACAGGATCATATTCCGCACCAGGGAGCAGAACACGGTAGACCAAGTGTACATCACGCAGCATTATGACACTTCTGAACAGCAGGGAACACGTTATGATCCAGACCACACCTACCAGATAACTACCTACCTCCTGAGACAGATCAGAGAGTTTTCTGTTGGAGGAAACCAACAATCACTGTTGCAGCTCAGGAACCGCTATGGAAGCAACGCTGATAATTCCCAGCTCAGAAACATGTGGGGAGAGCTTACAAGCCTTGGACTGCTGTTGTTTATTGTGATCCAAGAAAAGTACTCCTCTACCCAAGACAACAACAGACGGGGAAATAGACAAAATCATTTGGATGATGATCCtccaaagagggagagaaagagagagagcaatgTTCCTCGACCTTTTAAAGATCATGTTGCCGTGAACATCGACGACTGGGAGGATTACAGAAACAACAGGATCAACAATGTGAAGGACCACAGACCCTACAGGATCAACAATGTGGAGGACCACAGAGCCTACAGGATGACGGAGAATAGGGAATCAGGCATGTCGCGCTGTTGTATTTGCTGTATTTGCTTTACCTGTTGTATTGTTTTGGGTATCGCTTTGGGtgtttatttctctcttttctacAAAAGAGGATAA